The following proteins come from a genomic window of Acetivibrio cellulolyticus CD2:
- a CDS encoding glycoside hydrolase family 3 C-terminal domain-containing protein codes for MKPNTFYKKKAEELVAQMTLEEKASQLTYNSPAIERLGIPAYNWWNEALHGVARAGTATVFPQAIGLAAMFDDEFLMKIANAIAIEARAKYNESSKHGDRDIYKGLTIWSPNINIFRDPRWGRGHETYGEDPFLSGKLGVAFIKGLQGDKDVMMTAACVKHFAAYSGPEDLRHGFNAEVTKKDLWETYLPAFETCVKDAKVEAVMGGYNRTNGEPCCGSYTLLRDILREKWGFEGHVVSDCWAIKDFHTDHMVTKTPEESVALAIDAGCDLNCGNMYLMLLIALQEGLITEEHITRAAVRIFTTRFKLGLFEGSEFDNIPYEVVECSEHKEMAIEAARKSAVLLKNDGILPINKGAIKTIGVIGPNANSRIALKGNYHGTSSRYITLLEGIQDEVGDEVRVLYSNGCELVKDRTEVLAYANDRLAEAVTVAEHSDLVVLCLGLDETIEGEQSDEGNNGGSGDKKDLDLPEVQKSLLEKIVATGKPTVLCLMAGSAINLSYAHEHCNGILLTWYPGARGGKAVADILFGNASPSGKLPVTFYRSLDNLPPITDYSMKNRTYRYIEEAPLYPFGYGLTYGDVELKHVEIKGTVEIEKDIYITVTLQNRGSVAVEEVVQAYIKDEQSMYAVTNTSLCAFMRVGLGANEEKQVSMRIPFDSLKVVNLDGEKVLDSKKFTLFAGLCGPDKRSVELTGKEPISILIELEFN; via the coding sequence ATGAAACCAAATACTTTCTATAAAAAAAAGGCTGAAGAGTTAGTAGCGCAAATGACACTGGAGGAGAAGGCAAGCCAGCTTACCTACAATTCTCCGGCTATTGAACGGCTCGGAATTCCTGCATATAACTGGTGGAATGAGGCTTTACACGGAGTTGCACGTGCCGGGACTGCCACTGTTTTTCCACAGGCAATTGGTCTCGCCGCAATGTTTGATGATGAATTCCTGATGAAAATTGCAAATGCAATTGCCATAGAAGCCAGAGCAAAATATAACGAAAGTTCAAAGCATGGAGATAGGGATATTTATAAAGGGCTTACCATATGGTCCCCTAATATAAACATATTCAGGGATCCCAGATGGGGAAGAGGTCATGAGACATATGGAGAAGATCCGTTTCTTTCCGGCAAATTGGGGGTTGCCTTTATAAAAGGGCTGCAGGGAGATAAAGATGTGATGATGACAGCAGCCTGTGTAAAGCATTTTGCGGCTTACAGCGGTCCTGAGGATTTACGCCATGGGTTTAATGCAGAAGTAACAAAGAAGGATTTGTGGGAAACCTATTTGCCTGCATTTGAAACATGTGTAAAAGATGCTAAAGTTGAAGCAGTTATGGGGGGATATAATAGAACAAACGGAGAGCCTTGCTGCGGAAGCTATACTCTGCTCCGTGATATTTTAAGGGAGAAGTGGGGATTTGAGGGCCATGTAGTATCCGACTGCTGGGCCATAAAAGATTTTCACACGGACCATATGGTGACAAAAACTCCCGAAGAGTCTGTAGCGTTGGCTATTGATGCAGGGTGTGATCTAAATTGCGGCAACATGTATTTAATGCTGCTTATAGCGCTGCAAGAAGGGTTAATAACAGAAGAGCATATTACAAGAGCTGCTGTGAGAATATTTACAACAAGATTTAAGCTGGGATTATTTGAAGGTAGTGAGTTTGATAATATTCCTTACGAGGTTGTTGAGTGTAGTGAGCACAAGGAAATGGCAATTGAGGCTGCCAGAAAAAGTGCGGTACTGCTTAAAAATGATGGGATTTTACCTATTAACAAGGGTGCTATAAAAACGATTGGGGTAATTGGACCAAACGCAAACAGCAGAATTGCGCTAAAAGGAAATTATCATGGAACATCCTCCAGATACATTACTTTGCTCGAAGGTATTCAGGATGAAGTTGGAGATGAAGTAAGAGTACTATATTCAAATGGGTGTGAGTTGGTTAAAGACAGAACTGAAGTATTGGCATATGCAAATGACCGTCTTGCGGAGGCTGTTACTGTAGCAGAACATAGTGATCTGGTAGTTTTATGTCTGGGACTTGATGAAACCATTGAAGGAGAGCAATCGGATGAAGGTAATAATGGTGGCTCCGGAGATAAAAAAGATTTGGATTTGCCTGAAGTACAAAAAAGTCTTCTGGAGAAAATAGTCGCTACTGGAAAGCCAACAGTACTTTGCCTTATGGCAGGGAGCGCAATAAACCTGAGCTATGCACATGAACACTGTAATGGTATTTTACTGACCTGGTATCCAGGTGCAAGAGGAGGAAAAGCTGTAGCAGATATCCTATTTGGAAATGCTTCACCATCTGGAAAATTACCTGTTACTTTTTATAGATCCCTGGATAATTTACCGCCAATTACAGATTACTCAATGAAAAACAGGACCTACCGCTATATAGAGGAAGCTCCGTTGTATCCCTTCGGATACGGCTTGACCTATGGTGATGTAGAATTAAAACACGTGGAGATAAAGGGAACTGTAGAGATTGAAAAGGATATTTACATAACTGTAACCCTTCAAAACAGAGGAAGCGTTGCTGTAGAAGAGGTAGTACAGGCCTATATTAAAGACGAGCAGTCCATGTATGCTGTTACAAATACAAGTCTGTGCGCGTTTATGAGAGTTGGTCTGGGAGCTAATGAAGAAAAACAGGTTTCTATGAGGATTCCGTTTGATTCTTTAAAAGTAGTAAACCTGGATGGAGAAAAAGTATTGGATAGTAAAAAGTTTACATTGTTTGCAGGCTTGTGTGGACCTGATAAACGAAGTGTAGAACTAACAGGAAAAGAACCCATTAGTATTCTAATTGAATTGGAATTTAATTAA
- a CDS encoding carbohydrate ABC transporter permease, with translation MQTSFKVKTRKKATVGGILTYTVLGLWALINIFPLYWMFTFSLKSNKEIFGDNIIGLPKKWLWENYLNALTKGNMALYFLNSVIVSSITIILTLVIALMATYALTRLVWKGRKTVNNIIMLGLTVPIHAAILPVFLILDKLKMTDSYQALIIPYTAFGLSMSIMICSGFIVNIPKELEEAACIDGCSVYGIFFRIILPLMKPALSTVAIFTFLSAWNELMFANIFIDDAKFRTLSVGIQTLSGAHTTKWGPIGAALVIATFPTLMLYSFMSTKIQKSLTAGAVKG, from the coding sequence ATTCAAACCTCCTTTAAAGTAAAAACAAGAAAAAAAGCAACTGTAGGTGGAATTCTGACATATACAGTTTTAGGTTTATGGGCATTAATTAATATTTTTCCACTGTACTGGATGTTTACATTTTCACTTAAAAGTAATAAGGAGATTTTTGGTGACAATATTATAGGGCTGCCGAAGAAATGGTTATGGGAAAACTATCTAAACGCTTTAACTAAAGGTAATATGGCTCTTTATTTTCTAAACAGTGTTATTGTATCAAGTATTACTATTATATTAACTCTGGTAATTGCTCTAATGGCTACATATGCGTTAACAAGGCTTGTATGGAAAGGAAGAAAGACAGTTAACAATATTATTATGCTTGGTCTTACCGTTCCAATACATGCAGCAATTTTGCCCGTATTTCTAATACTGGATAAGTTAAAAATGACAGATTCCTATCAGGCATTGATAATACCTTATACCGCTTTTGGACTTTCCATGTCAATTATGATATGCAGTGGTTTTATTGTAAATATTCCCAAAGAACTGGAAGAGGCAGCATGTATTGACGGGTGCAGTGTATACGGAATCTTTTTCAGGATTATTCTGCCTCTTATGAAGCCTGCACTTTCTACAGTTGCTATTTTTACATTTTTATCAGCCTGGAATGAGCTTATGTTTGCCAATATCTTTATTGATGATGCCAAATTCAGAACATTATCTGTAGGTATTCAAACATTATCCGGTGCACATACCACCAAGTGGGGACCTATTGGAGCTGCGCTGGTTATTGCAACATTTCCAACTTTGATGCTATACTCATTTATGAGTACAAAAATACAAAAAAGTTTGACTGCCGGTGCAGTTAAAGGCTAA
- a CDS encoding carbohydrate ABC transporter permease: MNVGLHAIGLGKYAKTWLGDQKTALIAVFIPIIWQYVGYHMLLMYAGIKSISPELREAAKVEGATEGQIARYIIIPMIKPIIKVCVIFAVTGSLKAFDLIYVLTNGGPAKASEVPSTLMVSMIFNRNRYGFGSAIAILIIALCFLFAAVIKKAFRTEED, translated from the coding sequence GTGAATGTGGGACTTCATGCTATAGGACTTGGAAAGTATGCGAAGACCTGGCTTGGAGACCAAAAGACTGCACTGATTGCAGTGTTTATACCTATTATATGGCAGTATGTGGGATATCATATGCTTCTCATGTATGCCGGGATTAAATCCATTTCACCTGAACTTAGAGAGGCTGCTAAGGTTGAGGGTGCAACAGAAGGACAGATTGCAAGGTATATTATTATTCCAATGATAAAGCCTATTATAAAAGTTTGCGTAATTTTTGCAGTAACGGGTTCTTTAAAGGCATTTGATTTAATATACGTATTAACAAATGGTGGACCTGCTAAAGCCAGTGAAGTTCCAAGCACCTTGATGGTATCTATGATTTTTAACAGGAATCGGTATGGGTTTGGAAGTGCAATTGCAATTTTGATAATTGCGTTATGTTTCTTGTTTGCAGCAGTCATTAAAAAAGCTTTTAGGACGGAGGAGGATTAA